The nucleotide window TTTCTTTATGTTCGTTTGTCACGACGCCGTTTTCATATAGATCGATGAGTGCTTCCGGAAACGTACCCGTGTGAACGCCGAGATCGGATTTATTTTTTAAAGCACCTATAATACTGTTTGCCAATGATCCTATCCCGATCTGGATCGTCGAGCGGTCGGGAATTAATTCAGCCACATAGTGAGCAATCTTGTGCTCTGTATCACCCGGGATCGCACTTGGAAGTTCATTTGGAGGGAGCGAGCCTTTCACAAATACATCAATGCCAGTGGAAGAAATCGTTCCTCTTCCGTTCACCCACGGTAGCTGATGACTTATTTCTGCGATCACCAATTGTGCGTGCTGGATCAATGATAATGTATAATCCGCAGACAACCCTAAATTAACGTTCCCTTCGTTGTCGGGCGGTGTACACTGGATAAAAGCTACATCCGGTCTCAACTGTTCCATATATTCGGGTATATCGGACAAATTCATGGGAAAATAATCGGTCATCCCGCTTTTATATGAATCTTTTAACCCCCCCGATAAAAGGAAGCTATTCACTTTAAAATGTTGATCCCACTCTGGATTTGCATATTCACATGGGGTGCCGAGGGGCATATTATAAATCGTTACATTTTCAAGCCTTTGCCTTTGTTGGATTAATTCTCGGATAAGCGTCGGAGGTTCACTGCACATCCCTGCCAACACGAGATGATCGTTTGACTTTACCTGTTGTACCGCTTCTGATGCCGGTATCGTTTTATCTATCATTTTTATAACACCCCATCTTCTCGCATACGGGAAATTTCATCATTGTTAAAGCCCAAAGATGATAACACTTCGTCCGTATGTTCCCCCAATAAAGGTGGATGAAGTCTTACCGATGCCGGGGTGTCTGATAATTTCACGGGAAAAGCAGGTGTTTTTAAGTCTTTAATTTTTGGATGATCAATATTTGCCATTGTTTCTCTGGCGACAGCTTGTGGGGATGTGACTGCCTCACCGACTGCGTTCACGGGGCCACAAGGAACACCGACTTCATCCATTTTTGTGCAAATCTCATCGCTTGTAAATTGAGCGAACCGTTCAGCCAAAACAGGAACGAGTCGATCACGGTTGGCAACACGCAACTGGTTTGTTTTATACGCTTCCACTTGCAATAAATCTTCCCATCCCATCGCTTTACACACTTTTTCCCACAGGGCATCATTTGCGGCCGCCAGAATGATATTTTTATCGCTTGCTTTAAACACTTGATACGGCACAATCGAATTATGTCCTTGTCCCATCGGCTTCGCTGATTGTCCGGTTGCAAAAAAACCTGTGGCTAAGTGGTTTAAGGTCATGATTTGCCCGTCCAATAAGCTGCTATCTACAAACTGGCCTTCTCCTGTGTTTTCTCTCGCCAATAAAGCAGCCAAAACGCCTAATGCACCTAGAATACCTGTCGTTAAATCAGCGACGGATGGCCCCGCCTTATAGGGAACACCAGGCTCTCCTGTTGTGCTCATCAACCCGGCGTAACCTTGCATTAAAATATCATATCCTGCACGAAATTTTTCAGGGCCTGTTCTGCCAAAGCCTGAAATGGATAAATAGATAATTCGCGGGTTGATTTTTTTCAATGTTTCATAGTCGATCCCCAACTTTTCGGTAGCACCGGTTCTGAAATTTTCAATTAAAACATCGCTGTCTTTGGCCAATTCATGAATAATTTGTTTTCCCTGATCTGTTTTAAGGTTTACAGTCATACTTCGCTTGTTTCGATTAGAGCTTAAATAATAACAGCTTTCCCCTTCCCATTCCGGGGGCGAGAAATGTCTGGCTTCATCCCCCCTCCCGGGCTGCTCCACTTTAATCACTTCCGCACCGAGATCTCCGAGCATTTGGCCGGATACGGGTCCCGCAAGTGTCCGTGCGAGTTCTAAAACTTTTATTCCTTCCAAAGGTAAACGCATGCTCTCCCCCACCATCAAACTTGTAAATTTTCGAATATGGTTGTAATCCCTAACCCACCGCCGATGCAAGCAGTAACCGCCCCGTATTTGCTTCCGCGACGCTCCATTTCATTCATCAATTTAATCGTTAAAATATTACACGTCGCACCTAACGGATGGCCTAAAGCAATCGCACCGCCGTTGACATTCAACCGGTTTTGGTCGATGCCCAATTCCTTAACGACCGCCAGTGACTGGGCGGCAAATGCCTCGTTTAACTCAATAAGATCGATATCTTCCAGTTTAAGGCCGGCTTGTTTTAAGGCTTTCCTCGTGGATGGAACAGGCCCTATCCCCATAATATCCGGCCCTACGCCTGCTGAAGCCTGTGCAACGACCTTCATTTTTGGTGTCAGATTCATTTCTTCGGCTTTTTCCGCAGACATAACGAGCGTAGCGGCTGCTGCATCATTCCTTCCACTTGAATTGCCTGGTGTAACGGTTCCGTCTTTTTTAAAAACAGCCGGTAATTTAGATAATTTTTCTATATTCGTGTCCCTTGGGTGCTCATCGATGTCAAACGTAATGGTTTCTTTTCGCTGCTTCACTTCGTATGGGGTAATTTCATCCTTGAATTTTCCTTTATTAATGGCGTCTTTGGCTAATTCCTGGCTACGCAATGCAAATTCATCTTGTTCAGTTCGGCTAATACTGTGCATGTCCGCCAAATTTTCAGCCGTGACTCCCATCGTCAAGTCATTCCCGTATACTTCTTCCGGTTGCGCTTTCGGCTGGCTTTCCGTATTGGGATCGACGATTACACCATTTCCCGCTGTTAGGCCAAAACGCGCACCCCGAATATAGTATGGGGCTGTGCTCATGCTTTCCGTTCCCCCGGCTATGACCGTATCCCCCAAACCGCAAGCGATTTGCTGCGCGGCATTATTGATCGATTGTAAGCCGGAGCCGCATTGCCGATGGACTGTATACCCCGGAACTTCAATAGGGATCTCGGCGCGAAGCGCAGCTTTCCTGGCAATATTTGGTTGATCCGTGCTTTGCTTAACGTGTCCAAGGATCACTTCATCAATAGTGGTACTATCCAGCTCGGTACGGGAAAGAAGCTCTTTCATAACATGGGAAGCCAGATAATCCGGTTCCACGTCTTTTAACGTTCCGCCCATTCTCCCGATTGCCGTTCGTACCCCATCGACGATGACAACATCTTTCATTTGAAAACAACTCCCATATAATATTTTGGCGCAAGGGGATGCGCTGTTACTTTTACGGTGTTGTTCGGACGAATTCTTTATTAATAGAGTTGAAACTGTCCGAACCCAGGTGATGTTGGAATTTTATGGGCTATATGCCGATAACCTCATCCATCGAAGGGTCAATTCAGTTGATTTTACCTTCTGGTGATGTCACATAGACTCTTCATGACACCTCTCTTTGGACGATTATTCCATTTAGGAGGTGTCATGACCCTCACAGCACTAAACAATCTATTATGATCCCCTCACGGCAAGGAACTCCCTCTATGAATATTCCTTTTTCAGTCTACCCGCAATAATGTTCTTTTGAATTTCCGATGTTCCTTCATAAATCTTTGTTATACGGGCATCACGGTAATACCGCTCAATGGGGTACTCTTTCATATAGCCCATTCCGCCATGGATTTGAACGGCGAGATCGGCAACCCGGTTATAGACTTCGGCGCCGTGTAATTTAACCGTCGCTGCTTCTTTAATCAAGTTTCGGCCTTGATCATTCATCCATGCAACTTTATACGTGAGCGCTCGCAATGTTTCAATATCCAGCGTCATATCGGCGAGATAATGTTGAATAATTTGTTGTTCAAAAATCGGTTTCCCGAATTGTTCTCTTTGCATCGCGTAGTCCAAGGACATTTCATGTAACTTCACGCAAGACCCTAAATTTCGTGCGGCTAAGCCGGCGCGGCCATTGGCAAGAATTTTTAACGCATTGACGTATCCTTTGCCTTCTTCTCCAAGCACGTTTTCAACAGGCACCTCACAATCTTCGAAAAACAACTCCACCGACTGCGAACCGTGTAATCCCATTTTTTCCTCGACTTTTCCTACTTTAAAGCCAGGAAAATCACTTTCTACAATAAAAGATGTGATCCCTTTTGCGCCCTTTTCAGGATCGGTAGCAGCCATCACAGTGAAAACATCTCCGATTGTCCCGTTGGTGATAAAATGCTTTGACCCATTTAAAATATATTTGTCACCTTTACGAACAGCTGTTGTTTTTACGTTCGCCGCGTTCGACCCTGCCGCGGGTTCGGTTAAGGCATATCCGCCGATTAATTCCCCTCTTGCCATCGGAGGCAAATATTTTTTCTTTTGCTCTTCTGTTCCCATTTCCACAATGCCGACACTGCCGATGCCGGTATGGGCACCGATGACGGTGGTAAACCCATTGATGGTTTTACCCAGCTCCTCATATACAGCGCATTTGCCGACCATATCAATACCTAAACCGTCATATTCTGCAGGAATACTTAATCCGAACAGTCCGATTTCCTTGCTTTTATCCATGACATCTTTCGGGATTTCATCCGTTTCTTCAATTTGATGGGCGACAGGATCCACTGTTTCATAGACAAAATCCTTGACGGTCCCTTTTAACATTTGAATCTCTTCCGAGAAATCGTAATTCATTTTCTTTCCCCCATTGTTTAAATAATT belongs to Salicibibacter cibi and includes:
- a CDS encoding thiolase family protein, coding for MKDVVIVDGVRTAIGRMGGTLKDVEPDYLASHVMKELLSRTELDSTTIDEVILGHVKQSTDQPNIARKAALRAEIPIEVPGYTVHRQCGSGLQSINNAAQQIACGLGDTVIAGGTESMSTAPYYIRGARFGLTAGNGVIVDPNTESQPKAQPEEVYGNDLTMGVTAENLADMHSISRTEQDEFALRSQELAKDAINKGKFKDEITPYEVKQRKETITFDIDEHPRDTNIEKLSKLPAVFKKDGTVTPGNSSGRNDAAAATLVMSAEKAEEMNLTPKMKVVAQASAGVGPDIMGIGPVPSTRKALKQAGLKLEDIDLIELNEAFAAQSLAVVKELGIDQNRLNVNGGAIALGHPLGATCNILTIKLMNEMERRGSKYGAVTACIGGGLGITTIFENLQV
- a CDS encoding acetyl-CoA hydrolase/transferase family protein — translated: MIDKTIPASEAVQQVKSNDHLVLAGMCSEPPTLIRELIQQRQRLENVTIYNMPLGTPCEYANPEWDQHFKVNSFLLSGGLKDSYKSGMTDYFPMNLSDIPEYMEQLRPDVAFIQCTPPDNEGNVNLGLSADYTLSLIQHAQLVIAEISHQLPWVNGRGTISSTGIDVFVKGSLPPNELPSAIPGDTEHKIAHYVAELIPDRSTIQIGIGSLANSIIGALKNKSDLGVHTGTFPEALIDLYENGVVTNEHKEINQGKIVATCLAGTQQLYNYADCHSNIELHPSDYTHSTATISQLSNFHAINSAVQVDLTGQINAEKIKDFYIGGVGGQMDFMRGAMASKGGKSIIALPSTAAKGTKSRIVPTLTSATSTKSDVHYVVTEYGIASLYGKTLAERKKELINITHLDFRDELTESF
- a CDS encoding CaiB/BaiF CoA transferase family protein, translating into MRLPLEGIKVLELARTLAGPVSGQMLGDLGAEVIKVEQPGRGDEARHFSPPEWEGESCYYLSSNRNKRSMTVNLKTDQGKQIIHELAKDSDVLIENFRTGATEKLGIDYETLKKINPRIIYLSISGFGRTGPEKFRAGYDILMQGYAGLMSTTGEPGVPYKAGPSVADLTTGILGALGVLAALLARENTGEGQFVDSSLLDGQIMTLNHLATGFFATGQSAKPMGQGHNSIVPYQVFKASDKNIILAAANDALWEKVCKAMGWEDLLQVEAYKTNQLRVANRDRLVPVLAERFAQFTSDEICTKMDEVGVPCGPVNAVGEAVTSPQAVARETMANIDHPKIKDLKTPAFPVKLSDTPASVRLHPPLLGEHTDEVLSSLGFNNDEISRMREDGVL
- a CDS encoding acyl-CoA dehydrogenase family protein; the protein is MNYDFSEEIQMLKGTVKDFVYETVDPVAHQIEETDEIPKDVMDKSKEIGLFGLSIPAEYDGLGIDMVGKCAVYEELGKTINGFTTVIGAHTGIGSVGIVEMGTEEQKKKYLPPMARGELIGGYALTEPAAGSNAANVKTTAVRKGDKYILNGSKHFITNGTIGDVFTVMAATDPEKGAKGITSFIVESDFPGFKVGKVEEKMGLHGSQSVELFFEDCEVPVENVLGEEGKGYVNALKILANGRAGLAARNLGSCVKLHEMSLDYAMQREQFGKPIFEQQIIQHYLADMTLDIETLRALTYKVAWMNDQGRNLIKEAATVKLHGAEVYNRVADLAVQIHGGMGYMKEYPIERYYRDARITKIYEGTSEIQKNIIAGRLKKEYS